GCTTTGGAGGTTATGATTTCAAGAGTAGATATAACACGTAGAGTTGACGGTTATATGTAGGCtcaattgaaattatattttttcttttgaaagacTTTTTGACCTATTTGCCTTTCACACATGTATCACAAAAGATTTTGTCATTGAATGACATTTTAGACAAACCTTTTACGAAGTCATGACATTGCAACtttgagattaatctcatatttTCATGTCCACATTTGTTATGTCATACCATAGCCTCATCTTTTATGGATACAAGTCATGAAAAGCTTTTAGCATgtggtttatttaaatatattttttacaagtTATCTTTTCTatcaatagaaaatattatttgaccCTTATTGTCTAGGACTTTACATAGGCATTTTTCAAAAACTACATTGTATCCACTATCACATAATTGAATTATGCTGAGCAGATTATGTTTCAAGCCATCTACTAGTAAAACATTATCAATAGAGGAGGAAGTTTTTATACCTATTCTTCTAATGACTATAATCTTGCCTTTTTAATTTCCTCTAAAAGTCACCGttccttccttcttctttttcatgcTTTGAAACATACACCTTTCTCTCGTCATGTGATGTTATGTATagtagaaataattttattcttaggTAACTATTGTAACACCCCAATTTTTTGAGATGCCACGGTGcaatttttttgttcaaaacctttctataaaacatttaattcaaATGCGGAATCAAGTCATAACTATAAACATCgtttgaaaatcttagaatatcacttttacataaaaataccaaatcGAAATACTttcaaataatagaaaataaataataaatcctTGATCATAACATCCCAACTCTTGTCAGCTACTCAGATTCGATCTTATCTGCaaaccatctactcccgtacaagtacgatcatcgtaggtggaaaccacaaccatgACTTTCAGGGTGAGTAACTAGAATTATCATATCATacaatatacaattatattaactgcaataataaccaaatcataaacatataacaTCACAACATTAACACCACAACATTAACATCAAAACTACCACACCACCTAATCATCATAACCAATTTCCTGTACACTACCACACCACCTAATCATCATAACTAATTCACTATGATTCACACGACATCCTTTTTTCGTATCCCATAGCCCAAGAGAACCTCTTTTCTGCATCACACGACCAAAAGTTTCATCACTACCAACCCATCCTTTTTCCGCATCACATGACCGAAGAGAAACCTTTCTCGCATCACACTTAActcatctttctctctcccGCTTTCACCCACTTTCACGtcacccatcatcatcatcactccAAATTTACAATGCACACCAACAACCATACAGATTGCAACATATGATAAAGAATATCATACAATGTCAAACGTTACACACATAAGGTAATTCTAGTCACTCCCCTTACTTGGTCTTGTACGATTTTTATTTCCAAGATCACCAAGAAAGCTTCACAACGTCACCgatggtcctcccttttttgaTGCCCCATTCTCGGCTCTATTTTCTCCTAGAAAAcgtcttttctctcccttatcattttaattttcgtttttttcttttagggtAACAAAATGCAAACCCCTTTTTactcttctccttttttattctcttatattctatctctatctttttagtttttgttggaaaaagaatggcttagtttcaacaccaagagggggaggggagggggggttgaattggtgaaaataaaaaatcagagtcttttcgaaatctttttcacaaagtgtataaacctttcaaaagtttATTGAATCTcgtatgaaaaagataaatcagtgcAACGGGTTTTCCCAGAACGCAACagtcctcttcctgtaatcacaacagggcagccacaatcttcacaagattgagagaagtagatgatcaTGTTTCCagtacacctcaatgtgcaaTATGGTCAAGCCTTTCTTTCAGCACAGCCTTTGCTCGTCAAGCAACTATCCAAGAGAGATCTTGATGAGGAAGTGCATGCCTAGAATGAATAGACTAAAATGGCATAcaagaaatggagagaaattaaaagtggaaaagattagagaaaggggaaacttatgacttgaggatgcgccacttgaagtaagctccaagataagcatcaaaggagaaccgccacttgcttgagaaagataaggtctgcccaaattAGGGACTTGGATtgcaaaagtgcaaatcaactcaaagTACCGCTTATAATGTCCTGTTGGGACGGCCGTGCCTCAACGCGTTCGGAGCGATTGTATCTACCCCCATTTAACAATGAAGTACCCCACCCGAAGAGGAACCATATGCACCGTTCGAGCTAATCAAAAAACTGCAAAAGAATGTTATGCGGCCGGGCTGCGCATATACCCGAAGGAGGAAAGGAGGAAGATAAGTCGGTCCGAGGTCGCTTTGGCTGACCTCGATCCAAGGACCAACACGGACGATCGGTTGGAGCCGGTGGGTGAAACCCAACCGATACTGATAGGGAACAAAGCCGACCAGACCACAACCATTGCAAGAGGATTACCGGAAGAGATTGAGATGGAATTACGAGGTATGCTGTGGAAGAACCGGGACTTGTTCGCCTGGACGGCAGCAGATATGCCGGAGATCCATCCGTCCGTTATGGCCCACAAACTGTCCTTATACAAGGAAGCCCGTCCAGTATcccaaaagaaaaggaagatggGAGACGAGAAGAGGAGGGCGGTGGAGAGTGAGGTGCAAAAGCTGAAGGAGGCGGGTTTCACCAAAGAGGTGACCTATATGACCTGGTTGGCCAATGTGGTAATGGTGAAGAAGGCGAATGGGAAGTGGCGGATGTGTACTGATTATACAGACTTGAATAAGGCGTGCCCTAAAGATTCTTACCCCCTACCAAGCATAGACGCGTTGGTAGACGGTGCCTCCGGGCACAAGATACTGAGTTTCTTAGATGCTTATTCGGGATACAATCAAATCCCAATGCATATCCCAGACTGAGAAAAGACTGCCTTCATGTCAGACCGGGCTAATTACTGTTACGAAGTAATGCCGTTCGGGTTGAAGAACGCCGGAGCCACTTATCAGAGGCTGATGGATAGGGTCTTCTCCAGATAGATTGGGCGTTGCATGGACGTGTACATTGACGACATGGTAGTCCGGTCACCTGACGAGAGAAGCCACTTACGTGACTTAGAGGAAGTCTTTGGCGAGGTCCGGAGGTATGGAATGAGGTTAAACCCGACGAAGTGCACCTTTGGAGTATCTGGGGGAAAATTTCTTGGTTTCATGTTAACCTCCAGGGGCATTGAGGCTAATCCGGACAAGTGTGAGGCCATTTTAAAAATGCCGAACCCGACAACTCTGAAAGACATCCAAAGGTTGGTCGGGCGTCTCACGGCTTTATCCCGATTCATCCCTAAACTCGCAGAACGGGCAAGGTCGAtcatgaaaaagatgaagaaggaggTTGTTAGCAAGTGGGACGTTGAGTGTGAGTAGGCTTTCGCCCAGGTAAATGAGATCTTGATGAACCCGCCAATAATGAACCAACCGGACGGGGGATCGGAGCTTCACGTATACCTGGGAGTCTCGGACACGGCTATAAGCGCCATCTTGGTTCAGGAGCTTCCCTCCCCTAAGCTTGTATACTTCGTTAGCCGGACGCTGCAGGACGCCGAGACCAGATACCATCTGGTGGAAAAGGTTGCGCTGGCTTTGCTCCACGCAGCATGGCGATTGAGACCCTATTTCCAAAGCCATCAGGTGGTAGTCCGAACCAACCATCCGATCTCTAAGGTGCTGAGGAAACCCGACTTGGCCGGACGAATGGTGGCGTGGGCCGTGGAATTGTCTGAATTTGGAATGCGTTACGAGCCAAGGGGTTCCATAAAAGGCCAACATCTTGCGGACTTCGCAGCGGAGTTGTCGCCAGCACTTGACGACGTTTGGAATTTGTATGTGGACGGAGCCTCAGGCAAAAATGTGAGTGGCGCGGGAATAGTCCTTGAGGGGCCGAACGGTTTCCTCTTGGAACATTCCCTCCTATTCAAGTTCAAAACTTCCAACAACCAGGCGCAGTATGAGGCCCTAGTGGCCGGCCTGGAACTAGCTAAAGATATGGGAGCCAAGAAGTTAACCTGCCGAACCGATTCGCAATTAGTGATCGGGCAGATGAATGGAAAGTTCCAGGTCAAAGAGGACCACCTCTCTAAGTATTTCCATAAAGCATCCGCTCTGGTCGCCGAGTTCGAGAAGGTGGATATCCTGCACATTCCCCGGGAGTAGAATGCCCGGGCAGACCTCCTGTCCAAACTATCATCCGGCAAGGAGAAGGGGCAGTTGACAACGGTCATTCGGCAAGTCCTTTTGCAGTCGTCCGTCGACTGCCATGCTATTACCACGAACGTTGCCGATTGGCGGGGGGAGATAAGGGGTCTAATGAAAAAACAAGACGATGGAGGTACCTTACGACCAGAAGAGGCTAAGAAGATAGCCCGTTTCCTACTTATCGGCGACAATATGTATAAAAGAGGATTCTCCACTCCCTTACTCAAATGTGTGTCCAAAGAAGAAGCACAGTACGTGATGGACGAGCTCCATAACGGGATTTGTGGTTTCCACTCCGCACAGAGGACTTTGAAGGCCCGGATACTTCGAGCTGGCTATTATTGGCCCACTATGGAGGAAGACTCCCGCGTCTTCACCCGAAAATGTCTACAATGCCAGGCACATGCCGGTGATCTCCGAACACCACCTCATCCTTTGCACTCCCTCGTAGCCCCGTGGCCTTTTTCGTAGTGGGGTATGGACATCGTAGGACCATTCCCGATCGGTCCAGCACAGAAAAAGTTCCTTCTGGTAGCAGTTGATTATTTCACCAAATGGGTGGAAGCCGAGCCCTTGGCAACCATTACAGCGGGTCAAGTCCAAAAATTTTGCTGGAAGCTGATTTATAGGTTCGATCTACCAAGAACGATCATTACAGATAACGGCAGACAGTTCATAGATAAGAAACTGGGGGAATTCTACCAGAATTTGGGGATTAAGCATGTAACTAGCTCGGTCGAACACCCACAAACGAACGGACAAGTTGAAGCTGTAAACAAAACTATAGTGGCGGAGTTGAAGAAAAGACTGGGCGAAAAGAAGGCAGCATGAGTGGAGGAGTTGCCAGAAGTCCTGTGGGGGTACAGATGCACCCCGCACGGCACAACAGGAGAAACCCCTTTTAACCTGACATACGGTGTAGACGCCATGCTTCCTGTTGAGTTAAGAGAGCCCTCATTGAGAAGACAAGTGGAGGATATAGCCCTAAACGATCAAGAACTCCGGGTTGAACTCGACACGATTGACGAACGGCGCGATCGAGCGGCACTGAGGGCCAAAGCATGCAAGAGGATGGTGGAGAGGAGGTACAACACCAAAGTCCGCCCACGAGATTTCCAGGAGGGGGACCTCGTGTGGCGCAAAACGGAGGAAGCAAGGCAAACATCCTCAAACGGAAAGCTAGCTGCCAAGTGGGAGGGCCCATTCCTAGTCGTGGCCACCCTCAACAACGGAGCCTACCGCCTCGCACGACCGGACGATCAGATGCTCCCCAACACATGGAATGCAACccatctcaaattttatttcagttaagTCACTATTGTAATTCAATCAAGTACTTGATGACAATTCGAAAAGGGTCGTTCCAGGCACATTATAGTCGAAAATGGGATCCGTCCCAGCGATAAAAAACGATGTCTATTTATCCAAACAAGTGGGATCCGTCCCCCGAAGACGGGATCCGTCCCCTAAAAGGGATCCGTCCCACGAACTGACCAGGCACTTACCTACCTTCTCGTGTTCATCACAAAGGGATCCGTCCCATTAAAATGAAAACGAAGGGACGAACGGCATCCTTGCCTACCAAAGCGCATGCATTTTTTCACGGCGCAGTTGATGAAACAACAGGATAATAAGAATTCGCACAACTGATTAATTGAATTGAACGACTGATATATTGATTGTACTTCGACAAAATATGAAGTATGGGTTTGCAAAAAGCCTATGCATGAGCGGGTTGAACATCAAACACTAAACATTCCTAAGTGTTTTGAGGCCGACCCTactgataagtgtgaaaaacaaatatttttacacttataaattaccttaatcatgtaattattcatgtttttactcagtgaaaagttgtaatttgtaGCAGAGTGTTtcgtaaattattgttcaggaaaagttGCATAAATGTGAAGTTGACAGTCAATTCTCGCACAGCCAGCAAAATTCGCAGAGCCAGAGGAATacattcgcacagcgcaccactATTGGTTCGCTGAGCGAATCAACCAATTTGGAGgagcaaaactcaataattcgctaagcgcaccAGTATTGGTTCGCTAAGCGAATTAcagcagaaaagagaaaaaattgcaaattcgcaaagcgcacctgatgctgtgcgctgagcgaattacaGCAGTTGAGctgcataaataaaaattaattcgcatagcgaatctgcttctgtgcgctgagcgaatggtgCAAGTTACTGAAAAATTAACTGGCTTTTAATGATACGTGACAGAGAGGAAGGTTATCTTCAGACACGAGAAAAATTAGAGAACCTCTCTGAAGACCATAGAAGACGCTGAGAAGACTCTCTGAAGACATCAAGACTACACATGATGCAAGGAATTGCTAAAATGAGTACGTTTGTGATGTCTAGGATAggctaaattttctttcattggaaTTGGCTGTATGGCAAAACATTGATGTATATGTCCTGATCAATAAATGTATTTGTTCgtgttcttttctttacttgattttgattataTGGAAGTATAATCTTTCTTAAAGGTTCTTTTTGTACTGGGAAGTATTTTAGaaccagaaacgtaagaaaagaagCTAAAAGTGATCACGCTAGGAATAGCTTACATGCTTTTGGTCATTCTGAACATCTGAACTCAAtgcaaaattattcattaaattaattaaggaattaataatttaaggaataattttagaacttgttttaaggaattaaaGCAAGATATCAACTTGTGAATGCATGAACAGGTCATATATTGTACAAGATGTTACTGAGATGCTAGTCTGAAACCAATTCCAATGATTGTTAGTATCATATTTTCATCTTAACTTTTACGTTGTTAAATCCTGTGTTCTTTATGCAAAAATCAAAGCAACTTTCATCAACACGAATTGatcttgatataatttttaaattaaataacgtaACACAAATTCCCTGAGGAGAACGATACTTTTCttatcactgtattacttgtaacaatttggtatacttgccaaaaagttatcaactACCCTAAAGAAATTACGCTAAATCGAAAAGCCTGCgctaaataaaaaagtttgaaaaagaaaaaacaagttgAATGCCGCCCAGTTAGTCAAGGCGCTCTTCGTTGACTTCGACACCATCCTCTGGTTGACTCCTGTCAACTTCAACCTCCACCCCATCATCATTCCCCTCGGCCGGAAGAGTCGCCCGCACCGGACCCATCTCCCCATCATATACATCTTGGTAGAGATCAAATCCGATGGTCATCAGGTTCACCTTCAGCAAATGGGCCACTTGGCGAAAGGCTTTGTTAAAGCCCTCTTCATGCTCCAATATGACCGTCGCATCCAGCTGGGCGAACTCTTCCTTCACTTGAGCCAACTCCGCAtccgttttctttttctcttcgcGGGCAGCAAGAGACTCCTGTGTTAGCCGATCACTTAGTTCGGTCAACTCGTCCCCCCTCTTGCCTAGACGGCGTATTTCGAGCTTATGTTTCTTGACCTCCTCACTTAAACTCATCTCGCGGGACTGAGCGGCTTCGAGAGCTTTCTTCGAATTGGCCAATTGTAGTCGGGCCTCCTCCAAGTCCGCTTGCAACTTGTCTTTTGTCTCGCCACATCCCTCATGGTCCTTGGCAAGGGACTCCACCCGGCGACGTAGAGCGGCAGCCGACTCTTGCTCCTCGGTCAGCTCGCGAAGCAAGTCACGTCCTTCTCGAACTTTCCCCTTTTCGCGGGTATTCACAACCATTATAACTCCCCGGGCCATCATCTCAACGGCCGCAGCATACAGTTCACCTTCGGACAAAGGTTCGATGACCGCCCGCTGTGATGAACTGGCCCGAACTTCAATTCGGGAGGCAGCATCGAAGGCCGGATCAAAAATGCCGGCCGGAAGGGGAATGGAGGACGAACTCCCGCTCCGGCGACTCTTCTTGGAAGACTTGCCCTCTTCGCGagatttccttttcctttccaaAGGGGCCACCGATTCCGGAGGAGACTCAGAGGATTGCACAATGATAGGTTGGACTTGCGGACGAGGTGGTTGGTTAGGCATCTGACCAGTGGCCATAACTTCGTGGGGATGCACCTCCACGGTAACTAGCTCGGCCTGAGGAATGCCGACCGGAATCTGAGTAGAAGGGGCGGAGCTGGAAGCGACGGACGGACGTTTCACTCCTTGCGACCCTATGCTTCCTCGGCGATGTTGAGACGAAGAAAACCATCCGGTTTGGCGGGGAACGGGAAGAGACATGTATCctgaaggaaaaacaaaaatttagacAAGTCAAACCATGGCGTAAAAAGTGAGAAATCCGAATAAATGCATACCAAAAGCTATCTGATCGAAATCCTCATATTTCAAACAATCGACGAAGCCTCGGGCGCTCAGCTGGCGGGGCAGGGTCTTTATTATCCGGACGGCGTCTTTTTCGGCCGCATTCAATAACCCGACTCCGTATACCCTTATTTTTCGAGGGGCTTCGGTCCAATAAAAGGGGAACCGAGGTGCGCCCTCGGAATCACAAAATTATGACCGCCCAGACTCcttaattattatcttaaaatatcgCTTCTTGAAACGAGGTGCGCCCTCGCACATTTATTTCTCTCTATCTCAACCTTtatcatttaaaagaaaaagtctgaatactgacttgagcgtcggggTGCCATTAACAGATACCCGGACGGTTTGACGAAGGAGAACGGTTGGACTAGTCGGATCAGCGGAGGACCGAACGGTTCGAAGCGGGAAATTGTGCAAGGGAGCTTGGACGAAATCCCGACCGGAACacttagtattttaatttgaaatatatatataattataatttgtttctaaatatttgatattgaagaaagaagaattccatttttttaattaattcatattgAAATACTAAGAAAATGGGTACAAGATCCGAATATATCTATTATTCAATGGAATATACTAGGaggaaattttgatatatgctAGATTACGGTGTGGAAAGAAGGATAAATTTGTCATTTGGGATCGATATGGAATAGTGAACGGATCATTGTCCTATTTCATTATCATTCATATGTATACATAACAATGGATCGAGTAGGTACATATAATATGTATACCCATTACTCAAccctaacaaaaaaaatctatcGCTAAACTACCCATTATTTGTTAGATACTagttaaaaaatactaaatattctaaaatccatgaatatttatgaatatttcaaatattttaaaaaaatattttataaattcttaaaatataataaaaaaataatataaaatataatataaataaaaatacaattttaataaatataacctaataaaatataaattaattttaataaaatataaattaattttttattttaattttttataataataaatatcccTAAGTATTAACTTagaattttattgaaaaacatAGTACAATATCATCTATAAATGTGCAATGTGAGTACATAATTCCTTTAATACCCCTGTTTGAACATACTCTGTCGTGGCGTCCTTTAAAATTGAGGATTCGAGAAAGAAATAGGTTTGGTCTGTGCGAAAGTTTGTGGAATCAagtgaaagaggaaaaaaagatGGTTCTCAGTGCAACGACGATCGGCGCGTTACTTGGTTTGGGAACCCAGATGTACTCGAATGCTCTCCGCAAACTCCCCTACATGCGCCGTATCCATCTTTCTCTGTCTTTCTGTTGTTGAGTGCcaattcttcaatttcatttttcattcatttattgGTTCGTGTATTTGGGTGTAGATCCGTGGGAGCACGTCGTGGGAATGGGGTTGGGCGCTGTTTTTGTGAACCAGCTTCTCAAATGGGAGGCCCAGGTCGAACAGGACCTCGACAAGATGCTTGAAAAGGCCAAAGCCGCCAACGAAAGACGTTACATaggttttctttcctttcattccTAACGTTTTTTCAATTGCCCATCCCAAAGCCTCAATTGcagtttattttatcttttcctcCTATCTATAGTAACTGTGAAAATATTTTGGCTTTTGGGGCTGTGGGGAAATGAAACTGCCTTGGATTGGCCTTTGCAATGGTTGTTGTTCATTTTTTAGATGTGTTGGTGAAGAAAAGGGCGAATGTTTGCATATGAGATCATTATTTGAATTGAATCATGTCCCCCTTTTGTCCATTTTGGGATTGGATAGGTAGTTTCAGTTCAGAGTGCTTTGAGGAAGATGTTACTGATTCATTTGCTCTTAAATTAATACAGTGCGAAAAATTTAGATTAGAGGAGAGGATAACGTGA
This genomic stretch from Vigna radiata var. radiata cultivar VC1973A chromosome 7, Vradiata_ver6, whole genome shotgun sequence harbors:
- the LOC106767534 gene encoding uncharacterized protein LOC106767534 — its product is MVLSATTIGALLGLGTQMYSNALRKLPYMRHPWEHVVGMGLGAVFVNQLLKWEAQVEQDLDKMLEKAKAANERRYIDGDDD